The DNA window GAGAGGACTCTCGCCTGGCTGACCGCCCACCGCAGGCTGGCCCGCGATTACGAAACCCACCCCACCACGTCGGAAGCCATGATCCGCTGGGCCGCCATCAGCGGCATGCTCCACCGCCTCACCCCAGGTGGACCTGCCACCCGCCAACAACGCCGCACTTTCAACACACCCGACTGACCCACATGTGAAACGCCTTCTGAGGCCGATCTGGGCGCCGGTGATCACGAGCTGCACCCCGGCCAGGCCGCGGGCTTTGAGGCTGCGGAGGAACGCGGTCCAGAAGACGCCGTCCTCGCTGTCACCGACGGCGAAGCCGAGGACTTCCCGCCAACCAACGGCGCGAACGCCGATGGCCACGACGATCGCCTGGGACACCCCCCTGCGGTCAACGCGGCTCTTCGAAGTTGAGCGGGGTGCGTGGCTGGAGCCGGCCCGGGTGTGAGGGGCTCGCAGCTCGTCGGTGATCATCTGAGTGTCTATTTCGGATGGTCACAAGTGAAGAG is part of the Micromonospora olivasterospora genome and encodes:
- a CDS encoding transposase, whose amino-acid sequence is MPSRLVGWARDTLRTTIEIVRKPADLRGFVVHPRRWVVERTLAWLTAHRRLARDYETHPTTSEAMIRWAAISGMLHRLTPGGPATRQQRRTFNTPD